From the genome of Pseudoxanthomonas sp.:
TCCGGTGCATCTCCAATGCGCTGAAGGGAATCACGATGCTGCAGATCCGCGGACTGTCCAAGACCTACGCCAACGGCGTGCATGCGCTGAAGGACATCGACCTGGACATCCCGCGTGGCATGTTCGGCCTGCTCGGGCCCAATGGCGCAGGCAAGTCCTCGCTGATGCGCACGATTGCGACCCTGCAGGAACCCGACGCCGGCAGCATCACCCTGGATGGCCTGGACGTGCTGGCCGACAAGACCGGCGCGCGCCGCCGGCTTGGCTACCTGCCGCAGGAGTTCGGCGTGTATCCCAAGGTCAGCGCCGAGGCGATGCTCGACCATTTCGCCGTGCTCAAGGGCGTGACCGCGCGCGGCGAACGCAAGACGCTGGTCGAGGCACTGCTGCAGCAGGTCAATCTGTGGCAGGTGCGCAAGCGCAAGCTGGGTGGGTTCTCCGGCGGCATGCGCCAGCGCTTCGGCATTGCCCAGGCACTGATCGGCCAGCCATCGCTGATCATCGTCGATGAACCCACCGCCGGCCTGGACCCGGCCGAGCGCAATCGCTTCCTCAACCTGCTGGCCGAGATCGGCGAGAACACGGTGGTGATCCTGTCCACCCACATCGTCGAGGACGTGACCGACCTGTGCCCGCGCATGGCGATCATCGCCGGCGGCCAGGTGCGGCTGGCGGACGAGCCGCGCAAGGCCATCGCCTCGCTCGATGGACGGGTCTGGAAGAAGACCCTGGACAAGGGCGAGCTGCCCGCCCACGAGGCCGCGTTCAACGTGCTGTCCACCCGCCTGGTCGCCGGTGCGCCGGTGATCCACGTACTCAGCGACGCTGCCCCCGGCGAGGGCTTCGTCGCCGCGCCAGCCGATCTGGAAGACGTGTACTTCGGCGAATTGCGCCGTGCTGCCGCCCCCGCCCACGCGGAGGCCTGAGCCATGCTGCTTCAGCTGCTGAAGATGGAGCGCAGGCTCCTGCTGCGCAATGGCGTGTTCTGGGTAGTGCTGGCGGTGTTCGCCGGCATCGGCTTTGCGATGCTGGCCTCGGACAACGTGTCCTATGGCGGTGGCGTGGGCAACGTGATGCGCAACGCGCCGGCGGTGACCACCGTGGTGCTCGGCGCCTTCAGCGTGATGAGCGTGCTGCTGACCACGATCTTCGTCGGCGGCATCGCATTGCGTGATTTCGAACAGCGCACGGCGGAACTGTTCTTCGCCACGCCGATGCGCAAGGGCGTGTACCTGGCCGGGCGCTTCGGCGGCGGCTTCCTGGCCAGCCTGGCCATCATGCTGGGCGTCGTCTTCGGCATGTGGCTGGGAAGCAAGATGCCGTGGCTGGACCAGGCGCGACTGGGACCAACGCCGTGGAGCGCCTACGCATGGGGCTTCGGTGTGCTGGTGGTGCCGAACCTGCTGTTCCTGTCGGCGCTGCTGTTCGCGCTGGCCACCGCGACACGCTCGATGCTCTACACCTACATCGGCGTGATCGCGTTCTTCGTGCTGTGGATGCTGTCCGATTCGCTGGGTTCGGACATCTCCACGCGCTGGATCGCCGCGCTGGTCGATCCGTCCGGCGGTGCCGGCATCGCCGACCAGATCCGCTACTGGTCCAGTGACCAGCTCAACCACCAGCTGCCACCACTGAGTGGCCTGCTGCTGGGCAACCGGGCGCTGTTCCTGGGCCTGGCCGCGCTGCTGCTGTGGGCGACCTACGCGTTGTTCCGGATCGACCGCGAAGGGCTGGTCCTGCGCAAGCGCAAGGCGGTCGCGCCGCTGGCCGAACAAAGCCATGCGGTCGTCCTGCCCGTCGTGCAGCTGCGCACCGGATTTTCGGCGCGACTCACCCAGTTCCTGCACCAGGCGCGCTTCGACCTGCGCCAGACCCTGCTGGGCGCGCCGCTGCTGGTGATCGTACTGGTGTGGCTGCTGGTGGTCGGGGTGATCTTCTATTCCGGCGGGCGCATGTACGGCACCGCGGTGTACCCGGTGACCGGGCAGATGCAGCAGCTGATGAACGGCAGCATGAGCCTGTTGCTGATCATCGTGCTGACCTTCTATGCCGGCGAACTGGTCTGGCGCGAACGCAGCCAGGGCGTGGCCGAAGCCACCGATGCCTACGCCACACCGGACTGGATTCCGCTGGCATCCAAGCTGGCCGCGCTGGCCTGCGTGGTGGTGCTGTTCCATGTCATCGGCGCGTTGCTGGGCATGGGCTACCAGCTGGTCCACGGTTACACGCGCCTTGAACCGCTGCTGTACCTGCAGGCCATGCTGCTGGACTGCGTTGCGTACCTGCTGATGGCGGCGCTGGCGGTGTTCCTGCAGGCCGTGAGCGGCAACAAGTTCATCGGCTACCTGCTGATGATCATGGTGCTGGTCGGGCGCATGGCGCTGGGCATGCTGGACTTCGACCACCTGCTCTACAACTTCGGTCACGCCAGCCCGACGCCGTATTCGGACATGAACGGCTGGGGCCATTTCATCGGTCCGAACCTGTGGTTCCGGGCGTACTGGGGCGCGCTGTGCATCGCCCTGCTGGCCCTGGCCTACATGCTGTGGCCGCGCGGCACCACGCTGCACTGGCGCGAGCGCCTGATGCAGCTGCGTCGACGCCTGCGTGGCCCGGCCGCAGCCGTGCTGGCGGTGTCGCTGCTGGCCTTTGTCGGGCTGGGCGGCTGGATCTTCTACAACACCAACGTGCTCAACCGTTATGTGCCCGGCGACCTGGCCAAGCAGCGCAGCGCCGACTACGAAAAAGCCTACCGCCAGTACAAGGACCTGCCGCAGCCGCGCGTCATCGCCATCCGCACCGAGGTCGACATCACCCCTGCCACGCGGACCGTGCACCTGCGCGGCCATTACCGGATGCGCAACAACACCGCCGCGCCGATCACCCAGCTGCACGTCAGCCTGGATCCTGAAGTGCGGGTCAACAAGCTCGACTTCCCCGCCCACCACGTCAAGCAGCGCGACGACATCCAGGGCTACACGATCTACACCCTGGACCAGCCGCTGGCGCCGGGCGCGGAGATGGATTTCGACTTCGACCTGACCGACGTCCCCGATGGCTTCCGCATGGATGGCCAGGACACCCAGGTGGTCTACAACGGCACGTTTTTCAACAACTTCGCCGCGCTGCCGCAGTTCGGCTACGACCCGAACCAGCAGCTGTCCGACCGCAACGACCGGCGCAAGTACAAGCTGCCCGAGCTGCCGCGGATGAATCCGATCGGCGACACCAAGGCCTATGCGGATAACTACCTGGGCCCGAACGCAGGCTGGGTGGATTTCGAGACCACCGTGTCCACCACCGATGGCCAGATCGCGCTGGCGCCGGGCACGCTGCAGAAGGACTGGCACAAGGATGGCCGCCATTACTTCCAGTACAAGGGCGAGACCAAGCTGCTGGCGTTCTTCTCCTGGCTGTCGGCCGACTGGCAGGTCAGGCATGACCATTGGAACGACGTGGCGATCGACGTCTATTTCGATGCCAAGCATCCGTACAACGTCGACCGCATGATCCAGTCCACCAAGAAGTCGCTGGATTACTACACGCGCAACTTCTCGCCCTACCAGTTCAAGCAGCTGCGCATCCTGGAATTCCCGGGTTACCAGCGCTTCGCGCAGTCGTTCGCCGGCACGATTCCATACTCGGAGGCGATCGGCTTCATCGCCCGCGTCGAGGACGCCGACGACATCGACTACCCGTTCTACGTGACTGCGCATGAAGTCGCGCACCAGTGGTGGGCACACCAGGTGGTGGGCGCCAACGTGCAGGGCGCGACCATGCTCAGCGAATCCCTGGCCCAGTACTCGGCGCTGATGGTGATGGAGCACGAATACGGCCCGCAGAAGATGCGCAAGTTCCTCAAGTACGAACTGGACAGCTACCTGCGCCAGCGCCCGGCCGAACGCGTGGCCGAGCAGCCGCTGGCACTCAACGAGAACCAGCAATACATCCACTACAACAAGGGCTCGATCGCCTTCTACGCGCTCAAGGACATGATCGGCGAGGACACCTTGAACCACGTGCTGGCCGGATTCCTGCGCGAGCACGCCTTCAAGGCCGCACCCTATCCAACCACGCGCGACTTCATGGCCGACCTGTACGCGGGCACCGATGCGAAGTTCCACCCCTTCATCCGCGATCTGTTCGAGCGCATCGTGTTCTGGGAGAACCGCACCACCGATGCCACGGCCCGCAAGCTTCCCAATGGCAAGTACGAAGTCACCCTGAAGCTGCACGCAGCCAAGCAGGTCGCCGACGGCAAGGGCAAGGTCACCGCCGAAGCAGTGGACGAATGGGTCGACATCGGCGTGTTCGCGCGCAAGCCCGGCGCCAAGGAAGCCGACGAACAGGTGTTGTACCTGGCCAAGCACCACGTCACCCAAGCCGAGACCACGCTCAAACTGGTCGTGGAGCAGCTGCCATACGACGCCGGCATCGATCCGTACAACAAGCTGATCGATACCGATTCGGAAGACAACCGGCGCAAGGTGACCCTGCAGTAGTCGGGGTAACGCGCCGGCGCGGCTATCCCGCGCCGGCGTATTGAAGGTCAGAAGTTCAGGCCGCCGTAGCGCGCCATGCCGGCGGCCAGCACGAAGATCAGCGCGACCAGGCCGAGCTGCATGCGAATCGCACCACGCAAACGCGCGACCTCATGCGGCGATGGCAAATAGCTGGCGTCATTGCGCAATGCCTTGCGCCAATGCAGGAAGCGCAGGGTCGGCCAGGCCGACACCAGTGCAGCCAGGATGAAGCAGGTCAGCTTGGCGTGGAACCAGGGGTTGTGCAGGTAGAAATCCGCACCCTTGGCACCGCCAAACACGCGCCACAGGCCCGCGCCCAGCAGCAGGCCGGCATTGATGCCGTAGCCGCTATCGAGCTTGAACAGACGCTGCATACCTGCAGCATCCAGCGGCCGGGAGAGCAGCACCGACTCGGCGGCGAGCATGGCGACCAGGCCGAACACCAGCAGGTGATGCAGCGAAGCAAGCGCGAAATCCATCCACATGGCGACGACTCCGAGGGGCGGGTGCGCGCGATGCTAGCGCGCCGGTGCAGGCCTGCGCATCGGCTCAGACCAGGTCCCCGATCACCACCCGCGCCGCGTTATGCCCCGGCGCGCCGGTCACGCCGCCACCGGGGTGGGTGCCTGATCCACACAGGTACAACCCGGGAATCGCGCCGCGATACCCGGCCTGCCCCAGCGCTGGCCGCGCCGAGAACAGCTGGTTGAGCGACAGCGCGCCGTGGAAGATGTCGCCGCCGATCAGGCCGAAATCGCGTTCCAGGTCCAGCGGACTCTTGATCTGGCGGCCCAGCACCGATGCGCCGAACCCCGGCGCGTAACGCTCGACCGTGGCGATCATCAGGTCGGCAACTTCTTCGCGATGATCATCCCAGCTGCGGCCATCGGAAAGTTCCGGCGCGACGTGCTGGCAGAACAGGCTGGCGACGTGCTGGCCGGGCGGCGCCAGCGAATCATCCAGCGTGGAGGGAATCAGCATCTCGACGATGGGTTCGCGCGACCAGCCTTGCGCCCTGGCATCCAGATACGCGCGATCCATGTAGTCCAACGACGGCGCCAGGATGATGCCGGCGGTGAGGTGGTCGCCCTCGCCCGGCAGCGCGGTGAAGGACGGCAGCCGCGACAGCGCCACGTTCATGCGGAAGGTGCCCGAGCCACAGCGCCAGTTGGCCATGCGCTCGCGCGTCGGTGCCGGAACATGCTCGGTGCGCAGCAGGCGTTCGTAGAGCAGCTTGGGATTGACGTTGGCCACCACGCAGCGCGCGCGCAATGTCTCGCCGGTGTGCAGGCGCACGCCGGTCGCGCGACCGCCTTCAACCAGCACCTCGTCCACGCCGGCATCGGTGCGGATGGTCACGCCGGCCGCCCGCGCCGACGCTGCCATCGCCTGGGTGATCGCGCCCATGCCGCCGATGGCGTGACCCCAGGCGCCCTTGACGCCGTTGACCTCGCCGAACACGTGGTGCAGCAACACATACGCACTGCCCGGCGTGTATGGGCTGGCGTAGTTGCCGACCACGCCGTCGAAGCCGAACAGCGCCTTGATCGGTGCGCTTTCGAACCAGCGGTCCAGGTATTCGGCCGCCGAGATGGTGAACAGGTCCAGCAGCTCCTGGCGCAGCGTCGGCTCAAGTGCATGCAGGCGCTTGCCGAGTTTCGCGCCGCGCAGCAGTTCGGGCAGCGCCTTCCACCAGCCTTGGTCGGTGATGTTGGGCGGCGGCTGCAGGGCCAGCGCGCGCAGCACGTCGGCGATGGCCTCCAGCCGGGCCTCGTAGGCCGGCAACGCTTCGGCATCGCGCCTGGAGAACTTGGCAACCTGCGCCTGTGTTTCGCCGCCACCGGTCAGCAGGTACTGGCCATCGGGCAGTGGCAGGAAATTGTTGCGACGACGCTGGACGATGCGCAGACCGTGGCCATGCAGGTCCAGGTCGGCGATGACCCTGGGCTGCAGCAGCGACACAGTGTAGGACGCCACCGAGTTGCGGAAGCCTGGGTGGAATTCCTCGGTCACCGCAGCGCCACCGACCACGCCACGGCGCTCCAGCACGGTGACCTTCAACCCGGCCCTGGCCAGGTAGGCCGCACAGACCAGGCCGTTGTGGCCCGCGCCGACCAGCAATACATCGCAGGCTGGGCGGCCCGTCATCGGCGTGGATTCCGTGACCGCTTGTACAGTGTGCCGCTGGCTTGCATACACTCG
Proteins encoded in this window:
- a CDS encoding ABC transporter ATP-binding protein is translated as MLQIRGLSKTYANGVHALKDIDLDIPRGMFGLLGPNGAGKSSLMRTIATLQEPDAGSITLDGLDVLADKTGARRRLGYLPQEFGVYPKVSAEAMLDHFAVLKGVTARGERKTLVEALLQQVNLWQVRKRKLGGFSGGMRQRFGIAQALIGQPSLIIVDEPTAGLDPAERNRFLNLLAEIGENTVVILSTHIVEDVTDLCPRMAIIAGGQVRLADEPRKAIASLDGRVWKKTLDKGELPAHEAAFNVLSTRLVAGAPVIHVLSDAAPGEGFVAAPADLEDVYFGELRRAAAPAHAEA
- a CDS encoding M1 family aminopeptidase, with the translated sequence MLLQLLKMERRLLLRNGVFWVVLAVFAGIGFAMLASDNVSYGGGVGNVMRNAPAVTTVVLGAFSVMSVLLTTIFVGGIALRDFEQRTAELFFATPMRKGVYLAGRFGGGFLASLAIMLGVVFGMWLGSKMPWLDQARLGPTPWSAYAWGFGVLVVPNLLFLSALLFALATATRSMLYTYIGVIAFFVLWMLSDSLGSDISTRWIAALVDPSGGAGIADQIRYWSSDQLNHQLPPLSGLLLGNRALFLGLAALLLWATYALFRIDREGLVLRKRKAVAPLAEQSHAVVLPVVQLRTGFSARLTQFLHQARFDLRQTLLGAPLLVIVLVWLLVVGVIFYSGGRMYGTAVYPVTGQMQQLMNGSMSLLLIIVLTFYAGELVWRERSQGVAEATDAYATPDWIPLASKLAALACVVVLFHVIGALLGMGYQLVHGYTRLEPLLYLQAMLLDCVAYLLMAALAVFLQAVSGNKFIGYLLMIMVLVGRMALGMLDFDHLLYNFGHASPTPYSDMNGWGHFIGPNLWFRAYWGALCIALLALAYMLWPRGTTLHWRERLMQLRRRLRGPAAAVLAVSLLAFVGLGGWIFYNTNVLNRYVPGDLAKQRSADYEKAYRQYKDLPQPRVIAIRTEVDITPATRTVHLRGHYRMRNNTAAPITQLHVSLDPEVRVNKLDFPAHHVKQRDDIQGYTIYTLDQPLAPGAEMDFDFDLTDVPDGFRMDGQDTQVVYNGTFFNNFAALPQFGYDPNQQLSDRNDRRKYKLPELPRMNPIGDTKAYADNYLGPNAGWVDFETTVSTTDGQIALAPGTLQKDWHKDGRHYFQYKGETKLLAFFSWLSADWQVRHDHWNDVAIDVYFDAKHPYNVDRMIQSTKKSLDYYTRNFSPYQFKQLRILEFPGYQRFAQSFAGTIPYSEAIGFIARVEDADDIDYPFYVTAHEVAHQWWAHQVVGANVQGATMLSESLAQYSALMVMEHEYGPQKMRKFLKYELDSYLRQRPAERVAEQPLALNENQQYIHYNKGSIAFYALKDMIGEDTLNHVLAGFLREHAFKAAPYPTTRDFMADLYAGTDAKFHPFIRDLFERIVFWENRTTDATARKLPNGKYEVTLKLHAAKQVADGKGKVTAEAVDEWVDIGVFARKPGAKEADEQVLYLAKHHVTQAETTLKLVVEQLPYDAGIDPYNKLIDTDSEDNRRKVTLQ
- a CDS encoding DUF2214 family protein — encoded protein: MWMDFALASLHHLLVFGLVAMLAAESVLLSRPLDAAGMQRLFKLDSGYGINAGLLLGAGLWRVFGGAKGADFYLHNPWFHAKLTCFILAALVSAWPTLRFLHWRKALRNDASYLPSPHEVARLRGAIRMQLGLVALIFVLAAGMARYGGLNF
- a CDS encoding NAD(P)/FAD-dependent oxidoreductase encodes the protein MTGRPACDVLLVGAGHNGLVCAAYLARAGLKVTVLERRGVVGGAAVTEEFHPGFRNSVASYTVSLLQPRVIADLDLHGHGLRIVQRRRNNFLPLPDGQYLLTGGGETQAQVAKFSRRDAEALPAYEARLEAIADVLRALALQPPPNITDQGWWKALPELLRGAKLGKRLHALEPTLRQELLDLFTISAAEYLDRWFESAPIKALFGFDGVVGNYASPYTPGSAYVLLHHVFGEVNGVKGAWGHAIGGMGAITQAMAASARAAGVTIRTDAGVDEVLVEGGRATGVRLHTGETLRARCVVANVNPKLLYERLLRTEHVPAPTRERMANWRCGSGTFRMNVALSRLPSFTALPGEGDHLTAGIILAPSLDYMDRAYLDARAQGWSREPIVEMLIPSTLDDSLAPPGQHVASLFCQHVAPELSDGRSWDDHREEVADLMIATVERYAPGFGASVLGRQIKSPLDLERDFGLIGGDIFHGALSLNQLFSARPALGQAGYRGAIPGLYLCGSGTHPGGGVTGAPGHNAARVVIGDLV